The following nucleotide sequence is from Acidovorax radicis.
CCGGTCACCAGCTTTTCGAGGTAGGTGGCCTTGAGCTCGTCGCTGCCTGCGGTCAGCAGTGCCTCGATGGCGCCGTCGGTCAACAGCGGGCACAGCGCAAAGCTCATGTTGGCGCTGTTGGTCATCTCGATGCAGGCCGCGCCAATGGTCTTGGGCAGGCCCTGACCGCCAAAGTCGGCCGGGTGCTGCAGGCCCTGCCAGCCGCCTTCGCCGTATTGGCGAAAGGCCTCCTTGAAGCCGGGGGTGGTGGTGACGACGCCGTCTTTCCAGCTCGATGGGTTCTTGTCGCCTTCGAAGTTGAGCGGAGCCAACACGCCCTCGTTGAACTTGGCGCACTCTTCCAGCACGGCGGCGGCGGTGTCCAGGCCCGCGTCTTCAAAGCCGGGGATTTGGGCGATCTGTTCAATGTTGGCCAGGTGCTCGATGCCGAACAGCATGTCCTTGACGGGGGCGATGTAACTCATGGGCGTCTCCGGAAAAGCAAAAAATTGTCAAAAAAAAGGCATCGCAAGCGATGCCTTCAGGCTGCAAGCAGCAGATGCAATGGCCTCTGTCAGAGCGCGGCGACCAGTTCCGGCACGGCCGTGAACAGGTCGGCCACGAGCCCATAGTCGGCCACGCTGAAGATCGGCGCTTCGGGGTCCTTGTTGATCGCCACGATCACCTTGGAGTCCTTCATCCCAGCCAAGTGCTGGATCGCACCCGAGATGCCGGCTGCCACATACAGCTGCGGCGCCACGATCTTGCCGGTCTGGCCCACCTGCAGGTCGTTGGGGGCGTAGCCCGCATCGACGGCAGCGCGGCTAGCACCGATGGCGGCGCCCAGCTTGTCGGCCAGGGGGGTGATGACTTCGTCGAACTTTTCCTTGCTGCCCAGCGCCCGGCCACCGGAGACGATGATCTTGGCGGCAGTCAACTCGGGGCGGTCGCTCTTGGCGATTTCGCTGCCCATGAAGGTGCTCTTGCCTGCGTCGGCGGTCGCTGCGGCGGTTTCGACGGCGGCTGCGCCACCGGTGGCGGCTGCCGCGTCAAAGCCCGTGGTGCGCACGGTGATGATCTTCACGCTGTCGGCGCTTTGCACGGTGGCAATGGCGTTGCCTGCGTAGATGGGGCGCTCGAAGGTGTCAGCAGACACCACCTTGGTGATGTCGCTGATCTGGGCCACGTCGAGTTTGGCGGCCACGCGGGGGGCCACGTTCTTACCGCTGGCGGTGGCGGGGAACAGGATGTGGCTGTAGTTGGAGGCGATGGCCAGCACTTGGGCGGCTACGTTCTCGGCCAGGCCGTGTTCGAGGCCGGGGGCGTCGGCGTGCAGGACTTTGGCAACGCCAGCGATCTGGCCCGCAGCGGCAGCAGCAGCGCCCGCATTGTGGCCAGCCACGAGCACGTGCACGTCGCCGCCGCAGGCAACAGCGGCCGTGACGGTGTTGAGGGTTGCGCCCTTGATGGACGCATTGTCGTGTTCAGCAATAACGAGTACGGTCATTTCTTGTTCTCCTTAGATGACTTTGGCTTCGTTCTTGAGCTTGTCGACCAGGGCAGCCACGTCGGCCACCTTGACGCCAGCGCCGCGCTTGGCGGGCTCGGTCACTTTGAGGGTCTTCAGGCGCGGAGCCACGTCCACACCGAGGTCTTCGGGCTTGACGGTGTCGAGCTGCTTTTTCTTGGCCTTCATGATGTTGGGCAAGGTGACGTAGCGGGGCTCGTTCAGGCGCAGGTCGGTGGTGATGACGGCGGGCAGCGTCAAAACCAGGGTTTCCAGGCCGCCGTCCACTTCGCGGGTGACGCTGACCTTGTCGGCCGAGAGTTCCACCTTGTTGGCAAACGTGGCCTGGGGCAGGTCGGCCAGGGCCGCCAGCATCTGGCCGGTCTGGTTGGCGTCGTCGTCGATGGCTTGTTTGCCCAGGATGATGAGCCCGGGCTGCTCTTTGTCGACCAGCGCCTTCAAGAGCTTGGCCACGGCCAGGGGCTGCAGTTCCACATCGGTTTCGACGAGGATGGCGCGGTCGGCGCCAATGGCCATGGCGGTGCGCAGGGTTTCCTGGCATTGGGCCACGCCGCAGGAGACTGCGATGACTTCGGTCACCAGGCCTTTTTCTTTCAGGCGCACAGCCTCTTCGACGGCGATTTCGTCAAAGGGGTTCATGCTCATCTTCACGTTGGCGATGTCCACACCCGTGTTGTCCGACTTCACGCGGACCTTCACGTTGTAGTCCACCACGCGCTTGACAGGGACCAAGACCTTCATGCTGCGGCTCCTAAATAGTTGGTTGAATTGACGTTTACGTAAACCAGATCATTCTATGCCGCACTGCAGCGAAACCGCTGCCCAGACGAGACACAGATCACATGTTCCACAAAAAAGAACGATCGTGCTTTTTGTGAATTATAGGCGACGGCCTGGCGCCCCTGTCCACTGGCAGCTGTCGTCGGTGGCAACTCGGGGACATGCGCTGGCTCTCTGTACATCACCCGGCCGGCACGGATGCCCCCGTGGCCCCGGAAGGCAGCCCCTGTGGCAAAGCACCACCACCTTGCACATGCACGACCCGCTGCGGGAAAGGGATATCAATGTGATGGGCGCGCAGCGCGCTCAGGATGGCGCGGTTGATCTCCGAGCGCAGGCCCAATGACCCGTTTTCGGGGTCGGATATCCAGAAGCCCACGGTGAACTCCAGCCCATCGGCGCCGAACGCCGACAAGGCGACACTTGGAGCTGGTTCGCGCAACACACGGCTGCTGGCGAACGCAGACTCGCCCAACAACCTGGACACCAGATCCACGTCGCTGTCGTAACCGACGCTCACCACCGTGGACAGCCAGACCCGGGGGTCGGCCAGCGACAGGTTTTCGACCCGCTGGGTGATCAGCATTTCATTGGGCACGATGGATTCACGCCCCGTGGAAGACCGCACCACGGTGTAGCGGGCATTGATGCTGGTGATACGGCCCTCGAAGTTATCCACCCGCACGTTATCGCCAATGCGCATGCTGCGCTCGGCCAGGACGACAAAACCGCTGACATAGTTGGCCGCCAGCTTCTGCAAGCCAAAACCAATGCCCACCCCCACGGCCCCACCCAGCACGGACAGCGCCGTCAGGTCGATGCCCACGGTCGACAAGGCCATCATCAGCCCCACAAAGACCAGCAGCGCACGCACCGCATTGCTCACCGCCTTGCGCAGCGACAGCTCAGCCCCCGTGGCAGCGTGCAGCAGGCGCGACTCGATGGCGGCGGAAACCCACAACGCAATGAGCAGCACGGCACCGGCCGTCAGCACGCCTTCGATCATGGTGCGCACCGACAGCGTGGTGCCCCCCACCTTCCAATGGATCTGATCGAGTTCATCGAGCACCAGCGGCAACAGGCCCGTGACCCACAGCACCATGCCCAGCCAGGCCAACCACGAGATGGAGCGCTCGATGGGCCGCACCCAGCTGGCCTCTGGAAAAGCCACCTGCAAGACCTTGACCCCCGCGCGTATGACCACCAACGCCACCAGTGCCGGGATCGCGATCTTGAAAGCTGCCAGCGCCACCCACTGCTGCAGCCCGGTACGCGCCACATAAGCCAGGCACAACAGCACCAGCGGGAACAGCGCACCGTCCACGATCCGTGCGCCAAACAATATGGAACGGGGGTCGCCCCGGCGCAGGCCCCGCTGCAGCACTCGCACCAGCAGCCATGCCAGGGCCGCACACCCCGCCAGCGCCGCCAGTTCCACCAGCACCGTAGGGCGCAAAAAAGCCTGCGTCCACAGGCCCATATCGTCGAACATCAGCTTGTCCATGGCGGTAATCTTCACAACGGTGTGCTCAACGGCTCAACACTTCCAGCGTGGCTGGCGTTTTTCTGCGAAGGCGCGAGCACCCTCTTGCGCAGCCTCGTCCATCATGTTGGTGGCCATGGTCTGGCCCGCCAGCTGGTAGGCGGCATCAATGCCCAACTCGCGCTGCTGATACACCAGCGCCTTGCCCATGGCCACGGCCACCCGAGGCTTTTGCAGGATGGATTGCACCAGTTGCTCCACCTCGGCATCCAGCGCATCGACAGATACCACGCGATTGACCAGGCCCTGCGCCAGCGCTGTGGGGGCATCGATGAAATCGCCCGTGAGCAACATTTCCATCGCCCGCTTGGCGGGCACATTGCGCACCAGTGGCACGCTGGGCGTGGCACAAAACAGGCCGTAGTGGATGCCGCTGGTGGCAAAGCTGGCGGTGTCCGCCGCTACCGCCAGGTCCGACTGCGCCACC
It contains:
- a CDS encoding electron transfer flavoprotein subunit alpha/FixB family protein, with the protein product MTVLVIAEHDNASIKGATLNTVTAAVACGGDVHVLVAGHNAGAAAAAAGQIAGVAKVLHADAPGLEHGLAENVAAQVLAIASNYSHILFPATASGKNVAPRVAAKLDVAQISDITKVVSADTFERPIYAGNAIATVQSADSVKIITVRTTGFDAAAATGGAAAVETAAATADAGKSTFMGSEIAKSDRPELTAAKIIVSGGRALGSKEKFDEVITPLADKLGAAIGASRAAVDAGYAPNDLQVGQTGKIVAPQLYVAAGISGAIQHLAGMKDSKVIVAINKDPEAPIFSVADYGLVADLFTAVPELVAAL
- a CDS encoding electron transfer flavoprotein subunit beta/FixA family protein; translated protein: MKVLVPVKRVVDYNVKVRVKSDNTGVDIANVKMSMNPFDEIAVEEAVRLKEKGLVTEVIAVSCGVAQCQETLRTAMAIGADRAILVETDVELQPLAVAKLLKALVDKEQPGLIILGKQAIDDDANQTGQMLAALADLPQATFANKVELSADKVSVTREVDGGLETLVLTLPAVITTDLRLNEPRYVTLPNIMKAKKKQLDTVKPEDLGVDVAPRLKTLKVTEPAKRGAGVKVADVAALVDKLKNEAKVI
- a CDS encoding mechanosensitive ion channel family protein, which translates into the protein MDKLMFDDMGLWTQAFLRPTVLVELAALAGCAALAWLLVRVLQRGLRRGDPRSILFGARIVDGALFPLVLLCLAYVARTGLQQWVALAAFKIAIPALVALVVIRAGVKVLQVAFPEASWVRPIERSISWLAWLGMVLWVTGLLPLVLDELDQIHWKVGGTTLSVRTMIEGVLTAGAVLLIALWVSAAIESRLLHAATGAELSLRKAVSNAVRALLVFVGLMMALSTVGIDLTALSVLGGAVGVGIGFGLQKLAANYVSGFVVLAERSMRIGDNVRVDNFEGRITSINARYTVVRSSTGRESIVPNEMLITQRVENLSLADPRVWLSTVVSVGYDSDVDLVSRLLGESAFASSRVLREPAPSVALSAFGADGLEFTVGFWISDPENGSLGLRSEINRAILSALRAHHIDIPFPQRVVHVQGGGALPQGLPSGATGASVPAG
- a CDS encoding enoyl-CoA hydratase, which gives rise to MKTNADDLLQITHEPRGVVTLTLNDPARFNALGSEMLSALQQALDDAGRDESVRVVVLAAVGKAFCAGHNLKEMAAQPELAYYQKLFAQCSRVMLSIHKLPVPVIARVHGMATAAGCQLVAQSDLAVAADTASFATSGIHYGLFCATPSVPLVRNVPAKRAMEMLLTGDFIDAPTALAQGLVNRVVSVDALDAEVEQLVQSILQKPRVAVAMGKALVYQQRELGIDAAYQLAGQTMATNMMDEAAQEGARAFAEKRQPRWKC